The following is a genomic window from Clostridium sp..
CAAAATTCCTGTAATTGCTGAAGTCAATTTATCATATGCAGTATTTTCTGCTTTCCCAAATATTTTAACTTCCACAAAGGCAATTTTCTGTTTATTGTCACCTTTGAAATACAAATTACATTCATCTTCAAAAGAAAGTATAAGCCAGTTCTCTGACTTTCCTGGAATAAGTTCTATAGCTTTACCAAGCTTATCTTTTATAATTTCTTCCTTATCTTTTGTTATTCTTACATTAACTCTCGTTTGAATACAAGGCATAATCATTCCTCCAAATCATTAATATTTACTTACCAAATCATTTTATCATGGCAAAACTTAAATATCAAAATACTTTCATATTCTAAAAGCCAATTGCCAATATAATTATTGAAGATGTATACTTTTTATAGGCCAAAAATTATTAAAACTTTACATAGGAGGAATGAAACTTGAAAAATTATAGTGAACTTCAGAGAATATTACATTCAATAGACGGAAATGGATATTCTTCTTATAAAAAAATAAAAGGGGCATATGACTTCGGGAAGTACATATTATTTATAGATCACGTCCAATCCGATCCATTTGCACCACCTTCCAGATGTCACATAAATATTTCCCGGAAAACAGCTGGTTTTCCTGATGAACTTATAAACTCAAAACACAAGATAACAGCAGTATGCGACTTTTTAACACGAACTTTTGAAAACAGCATGAAGCATTTAAACAATAAAAAAAATGGCTCTGGAAAAAGTAACTTGATAATTATAGATAAATGTAGTCAGGAAATGCTTGAAAGGACATCAATAATGATAAAAAGGGACTACATTGAAACCAGGTTTGAAATAGGTCTGCCTGCTGCAGGAAGAAGGGTTCTGGGGAAAACGGCAGACAATATTTTTTCTAATATTATACCTAAAATAGTTGATAATTCACTTGTCTACAAAAATATCAACCATAAACCCCTGAAAGATCAGGTAACCTTAATTCTGGATCAGGAATATATAAGAGATGAATTAATAAAAAGAAAACTTGTAGCTTTCATAGCCAATGGATCTATTCTGCCCCGTGAAAGCGGCGTATCAGATAAACCACTGATGAGTAAAGCGGTACCATTTAACAGTCCTGAGAATTTTGAAACGGAAATGCTGCTTCCAAGCAAAAAAACAATCAGAGGAATGGGAATTCCGGAGGGAATAACCTTGATTGTCGGTGGTGGTTATCATGGGAAATCAACTTTATTGAAGGCCCTTGAACTCGGCGTATACAATCATATACCAGGAGATGGCCGTGAACTTGTAATTACAAGGAACGATGCAGTTAAAATACGTGCGGAGGACGGACGCAGCATTAAAAAGGTAAATATAAGTCCATTTATAAACCACCTTCCAAATAGCAAGGATACCCTGAAATTTTCTACGGAAAATGCAAGCGGAAGTACTTCCCAGGCTGCGAATGTAATGGAAGCTCTCGAAGCAGGCACAAAGCTTCTTATGATAGATGAAGATACTTCTGCAACAAATTTCATGATACGTGACGGAAGAATGCAGAAACTCGTATCTAAAGAAAAAGAACCCATCACTCCTTTTATTGATAAAATAAGGCCATTATACAAGGAGCATGGAGTTTCAACTATTTTGATTGTAGGAGGATCTGGCGACTATTTTGATGAAGCGGATCATGTTATAATGATGGATGAGTACATTCCAAAAGATGTTACAAAATTGGCAAGGGAAATTACAAAGGCAGAAGGTTACAAAAGAGAAAAGTCAGGAGAAAATAACTTTGAGGATATTACGCAAAGAGTAATTGCCAAATGTGGATCAATTCATAAAGAAACCCATAATAAAATCAAAGCCAAAGGCAAACATCTTATTATATACAATAAATCTGCAATTGATTTAGGCGGATTGGAACAGCTTGTAGATGACAGCCAGACAAATTGCATCGCGGCAATGCTGGAATTTCTCGAAAAGAAAATAGTGGATGACAAGATAACAATTTCCCAAGCTGTAGATAAATTATTTAAACAGATAGATGATTTCGGAATGGAATCCATTTTCCCATATCAGAATTGTCCGGGTAATCTGGCATTACCAAGGAAATATGAAGTCCATGGGGCGATAAATCGATACAGAGAACTCAATATTAAATAACCTGCAATAATTTTACACTAACCTTTGACTTCGGAACTTAAGAATAAATTTTTTAATTCTTATCATAATCATTTTGCGTAGCAGGTACTTGCTGATGTTGTCCAGCACTGATTTACAGTAGCTATCGAACATTTCACAAAGCCGCTTTTCTCCATCCGAGAGAGTCGACATACTTGTTACCCCCTTCCGGTGCTAAATAACCGGTGCTTGCCCATTGCCCTCCTTATGTTTATATAGGTTGCAGCAGGCACCCGAAATCGGAAAGGTATTGTTTATATTTTTAGAAAATAAAGGCGACGAACTGAATCATCAGCCACCGCTTTTCTATCCCATAAAGAGTATTCTACAACTATGTCGATTACAAAGCACTTTTTGAAGCGATTACCTTGACCTTCCTATCGTTCTTTAATATTGCTTGTCCAGCGATTCGCTCTTTACAAGTGGTCAAATGACTTGTTTCAATTCTCTTTCTGTGGTGTCCGGATTTTTATCATCGTATTAGCGACTTCCTGTCCACTTATCAAAAGCACAATTCGATGATCGCCCGATAATGGCGACGGGTTGTCATATCTTACCAGTTGTGTGTTCACATTCCGGATCAGTGTGCGGCAGCCCTTGAGTGGCAGTTTGTCCCATGTTTCATCCATTACGGATGCGATAAAATCTGCCGTATGAAAAGCGCGGTATGCCGATTGAATTTTTCTACCAAAGTCCAACAAAAAATCTCTCGTATAAATATCTTTTAATCGTTCCACCAGCCTTATCGCTTCCCCTCAAACAACGATTGCATAGGTTACAGCAGCTTTACCGCTACAAATTAGGAATATCTCAGACCGAATGAGGCAGAAATAATCCTCATTCACGCTGTTTCATTATTGCCAGGTAATCTGCAGAGGATTTCTGTCTACCAACCGTTTAAAAGTATAGATCGGATATCCT
Proteins encoded in this region:
- a CDS encoding phenylpyruvate tautomerase MIF-related protein — protein: MPCIQTRVNVRITKDKEEIIKDKLGKAIELIPGKSENWLILSFEDECNLYFKGDNKQKIAFVEVKIFGKAENTAYDKLTSAITGILNEELDIDPSWIYIKYEEVDHWGWNGSNF
- a CDS encoding ABC-ATPase domain-containing protein gives rise to the protein MKNYSELQRILHSIDGNGYSSYKKIKGAYDFGKYILFIDHVQSDPFAPPSRCHINISRKTAGFPDELINSKHKITAVCDFLTRTFENSMKHLNNKKNGSGKSNLIIIDKCSQEMLERTSIMIKRDYIETRFEIGLPAAGRRVLGKTADNIFSNIIPKIVDNSLVYKNINHKPLKDQVTLILDQEYIRDELIKRKLVAFIANGSILPRESGVSDKPLMSKAVPFNSPENFETEMLLPSKKTIRGMGIPEGITLIVGGGYHGKSTLLKALELGVYNHIPGDGRELVITRNDAVKIRAEDGRSIKKVNISPFINHLPNSKDTLKFSTENASGSTSQAANVMEALEAGTKLLMIDEDTSATNFMIRDGRMQKLVSKEKEPITPFIDKIRPLYKEHGVSTILIVGGSGDYFDEADHVIMMDEYIPKDVTKLAREITKAEGYKREKSGENNFEDITQRVIAKCGSIHKETHNKIKAKGKHLIIYNKSAIDLGGLEQLVDDSQTNCIAAMLEFLEKKIVDDKITISQAVDKLFKQIDDFGMESIFPYQNCPGNLALPRKYEVHGAINRYRELNIK